Part of the Flavobacterium sp. KS-LB2 genome is shown below.
CTTTGGCTTCAGCCGGAAATTTTTTCTCTACATATAATTTCCCTAAAGCTTCTCCAACTGCTCCATTGATGGTTTGAAGTGCTCTTTCATCACGTGGTCTCTGGCTTACAGCACCCGTTAACGTTCTTCCGTAAAACTCCCAGTTGGCGTTTTCAATTTCAGTTGATAATTGACTAGAAGCTCTGTTCAACAAACTCCAACGCATGTAGGCTTTCCATTCGTCTACTTTGTTTTCTTTCAACATACTTTCTAGCGCCGTCATGTATTTAGGTTGCGATACAATCACGGTATCTACTTTTGTTAGTCCAATTTTTGTGAAATAATTATTCCAATTGATAGACGGAGTTAATTTACTCAATTCAGCCAAAGTCATTGGATTGTATGACTTACGACGGTCTCTACGTTCTACTCTATCCAATCTTGGTTTAGACATTGCAGTTTCAAGAGCTAGTATTTTCTCCGCATTTAGTTTGGCAACAGCCGGTTTATCACCTAGATATTGCAACATTTTAGCAACGTGTAAAACATATTTTGCACGTTTCTCTTTAGAATCGGCATCATCAGAAACATAATAATCTCTATCTGGCAAACCTACGCCACCTGGACCTAAATTAATCACGTTTCTACTACTGTTCTTTGCATCTGTTCCTACACCAGCACCCATAAATCCGATGCCACCAAAAGGTTCCATTTCAATTAATAATGCTTCTAAATCTTTAGCGTTTTTAACTGCGTCAATTTTCTTAAGATACGGTTTCAAAGGAGCAATACCCATCTTATTTCTTCCTACAGTATCTAAAATAGATTTGTATAAATTAATGGCTTTCCCTTGGTCTGTATTCGATTTGTAGCTTGGATTGGTAGTGGCTTCTTTTAAAATTGCCAATGCATCTGCATCTGTTCTTTGACGCAATTCGTCAAAACTACCCCAACGAGTTCTGTCTCCTGGAATTTCCGTATTGTCCAACCAAGTTCCATTCACATAACGAAAGAAATCGTTACTTGGTTTCACGTTTTTATCCATGTAATTCACATTGATTCCCGGTTCTTTAGCTGCCGGAGCATTCTGAGCTTGACTCACCGCAAAACCCATGATTGCGGGAATCACAAAAAGCAATTGCTTATTGCTGGTTTTTTTCATTTTTTTTAGTTTTTTAGTTATCTTAACAAAGCTATTAATAAATAATTTGATTTTTAGTTAAAATCTATTATTTACTAATACATGTTTTTTGACTCCAAAATTTATAAAAGGTTTAATCAAAAAAGACATTAATTTTACATCCTTTATTTCTAAGGAAATCTACCTAAAATAAGATTGTGTTAATTTGAATTAAAAATAAAACTCGTTTTCGTATTTTTGCATGAAAATAGCATTATGTTAGAATTTCTCAAAAAATACCGAATCTTTTTCGGAGTCTTCATTGTTCTTTCAGCAATCATTTTATCTTTATTTTATTCGGCTTTAAAGCCAAAAAAAACACTACCTATTTACAATCCAGTAGATGTAAATCCAGAACTAGTAGATAGTACCGTTCAATACATAAGCAAATACCACACGATTGCTGATTTTTCATTTACCAATCAAAACGGAAAAACCATAACCCAAAAAGATTATGAAGGCAAAATATATGTGGCTGATTTTTTCTTCACCACTTGCGGCTCTATTTGTCCTAAGATGACCACCAATTTATCTGACGTGCAAAAAGCGTTTGTCAATAATCCAAAGGTAAAATTGCTATCATTTACCGTTTTCCCTGAGACGG
Proteins encoded:
- a CDS encoding M13 family metallopeptidase; this encodes MKKTSNKQLLFVIPAIMGFAVSQAQNAPAAKEPGINVNYMDKNVKPSNDFFRYVNGTWLDNTEIPGDRTRWGSFDELRQRTDADALAILKEATTNPSYKSNTDQGKAINLYKSILDTVGRNKMGIAPLKPYLKKIDAVKNAKDLEALLIEMEPFGGIGFMGAGVGTDAKNSSRNVINLGPGGVGLPDRDYYVSDDADSKEKRAKYVLHVAKMLQYLGDKPAVAKLNAEKILALETAMSKPRLDRVERRDRRKSYNPMTLAELSKLTPSINWNNYFTKIGLTKVDTVIVSQPKYMTALESMLKENKVDEWKAYMRWSLLNRASSQLSTEIENANWEFYGRTLTGAVSQRPRDERALQTINGAVGEALGKLYVEKKFPAEAKVKAEKMIKNIFLAFENRINNLSWMSAETKVSALAKLHKSRIKIGYPDKWKDYSALTIKSPEEGGTYFENAKNMAKWRFEENLAELKKPVDKERWGMSPQTVNAYYNPSNNEIVFPAAILQPPFYNYQADEAVNYGGIGGVIGHEISHGFDDSGSRYNADGNLVDWWTAEDLKQFSALTGALAAQYSALEPIPGTFVDGKFTLGENIGDLGGVNAAYDGLQLYLKENGNPGLIDGYTPEQRFFISWSTIWRSKMRDEALKNQVKTDPHSPGMYRAYVPLQNIDTFYKAFDIKATDGMYIAPEKRVRIW
- a CDS encoding SCO family protein, yielding MLEFLKKYRIFFGVFIVLSAIILSLFYSALKPKKTLPIYNPVDVNPELVDSTVQYISKYHTIADFSFTNQNGKTITQKDYEGKIYVADFFFTTCGSICPKMTTNLSDVQKAFVNNPKVKLLSFTVFPETDSVPVLKAYAKKHQVDDTKWNLVTGDKKEIYTMARKSYLAVKLGKPSELYDMVHTENFVLVDTKKRVRGFYDGTNKEDIKRLIEDITFLSNE